A region of the bacterium genome:
GCCTGCTGCCCGATGGGGAGACACGGATCGAGGAGTCGTGGCGGCAACTGCGGGCCGCCTCCGTACCGTTGTGCGCGCGAGTCCGCGAGTCGCATGTCATCGGCGCGATGCCTGACGACGTGGTCGAGCGGTGGGAAGGCCCTGCCGACACGGTGTTCTGTCCGTGCATCGGGGTGACCGCAGTGGCGCTCGCGGCAGCCGTCGACGATGGCGCCATCGGCCCAGATGATCTCAAACGAGTCACGCGGTGCGGGATGGGATCCTGCCAGTGGCGGCGGTGCGGGGCCGCCGTCATGCGCTGGCTGAGTGGAACCTTGGAGGTGCCGATTGGCCGGCTGCCGTTGCCCCGGGCCCGTCCGCCCGTGCGGCCCGTTCCCGCTTCGGCCTTCGCGGAGTGGGCGGAGGCCGGTTGAAGGATTCGCCGGGGGACCGTGGTATATGAGGGGACGTAACGCGGGCAACCGGCCCCCGGGGGAGGAAGGAACACGCTATGCCAAAAGGTACTGTGAAGTGGTTTAATCGAGAGAAGGGCTACGGGTTCATTACTCCGGAAGAAGGGAAAGATGTGTTCGTTCACTATACCGGAATCGCTGGCGAGGGGTTCCGTAATCTTGAAGAGGGCCAGATCGTAGAGTTTGAGATCACCCAGGGGCAAAAGGGGCCGCAAGCCCAGAACGTCCGCGTCGTCGGCTAAATCGCGACCAGGTCAGTCCGAAGCTTGAGCGGAGGCACCGGGATCGACCATCCGGAGGCCTCCGTTCTCGTTTAGGCCGTTAAAGCTGTCGCTAAGGCTGATCACGCGATATTGGCCTATTTATCTAGATTAGTGCAATGATATCTCCACAAATCTTGCCAAATCGTGCTCCTCCATTACATACCGGCACAGGCTGGGGTGGAGGCCCTTCTCCATTTGCAATCGATGGCGTTCTTGGTCACTGGGGGGATTGCACCTACCTTATGCCCATGCTAGATTATTTCGAGGGAGAATCTATGACGCGTGGCTCAGGTAGAGCGCATCCGCGGCGGATCAGCGCCTCGCACCACCCGAAATCGCGCAGATCTGCCCAAAAACCGTCCGCAAGGGGGCGCCGGATCGTCCGAAACCGGCCCGCTCCTCGGGCTCGGGCCAGGATTGTCCGGCCTAGGCCCGTCAGGCTTCATCGCCCAAAGCGGTCCACGCCTCCCCCAGAGGCATTGAGCGAACGGATGTTCCTCGGTAGTCTGGAGCGCAGCCTGCGGGACCACCGAACGCTCTGGGAGGCATTGGCCAAGCGGTGAAGTACCTGACCACGGACCAACTCAAGATCGTGAACCAACGGATGATCCGGGCGACCGGCGGATTGTACTTGGCCAGCGAACAGAATGTGGTCTATCCTCCGAGCCTGGATTCGTTGGTCAGCTTTGTCCAGACCCGCATCTCTCTGCGCCCGCAGCCCTCGGTCTGGGAGATGGCGGCCTTCTACCTTGATCGGTTGACACGGGACCAGGTCTTCCACGACGGGAACAAGCGGACCGCACTGGAAGCGGCGCGCCTCTTCCTCGAGGGAGCCGGGTATCGCCTCAGTCTCACCCCTGCGCACGAATCCGTGGAGTTTGTAACCAACGTCTCCCGCGGCGGGTTTAATAGGGACGGGATCGCCGTCTGGCTTCGGGCCCGCTCCAAGAAAAGGGCGAAAAAGGCGTAGGCTCTGATCCGCCGCGCCCTTGACGGCGGCGGCAACCGGAGCGATGATTGGGGTAGTTCTGAAAGGAGGTGATGCGGATGGACCATAGTAGACGCTCCAAGCCGTACCGTCCGACCTGCCGCCAGTATTCGCATTGCGAGGGGACGACCGGGTAGCGCATCAGCCTACTCCGGCTGTCGCTCGCGGCTGCGGCTCAGCTGGACGACGACGGTGCGGCTGGAGGGCAGACTGGCGTTTCCCCTGCTCGCAGGTCCTGGGGGAGCGCGAAAGATGCTCGGATAATGCAACTGGTTCGGAGGGGGGCCCCCGTGGGGGTCCTCCTCCGTTTCTCGATCAGGGACGTGGGAGCATCCGCCAAAGATCGTCCTGGTTCAGATACACGAGATCAAACAGCATCGCCCCGCGCGTGACCCGCTGCGACATCTCCACCGCCCGCGCGAGCCGTTCGGGGTCCTGTTGATATAAAGAAACGAGGAGCGATCCGACCAGTGGCGTCTCCCCGTTGAGCAACGAGAGGCCGAGGAGCGCCCCTCCCTGGATGCTGATCTCAGAATCGTGATGGCCGGCCCATGCTTCTCCAACGGTGACCGGCCGATAGTACAGCCCGATCATCAGGTAATCGAGCAGGGGTGCCAGGCCGGCGCGGATCCAATCCGGACCGATCCAGGGGTAGGCCGGCTGGACCCCGGGACTGGCCCAGTTCACGCCCTCGTCATAGTAGACGGGGTACCAGGCACCGACGTACATGGCGACCGCCACCTTTGGGTTCACCGCGTGCACGAGATGAGCGACGGCCCGCGTGTAGGCCAGGATGGTGTGCGCGCGGTACCCGAGCCAGGCGCGGTAGAGGGGACCCGGGCGCCGCGCGACCCAGTAGCCGCTCGGTGCGTAGGCATAGATATCTTGCGGCCAGTGCTGCACGGGGCGGCCGATAAAGGCTTCGAAGCGGGCGTGGCTGAGCGGTGAGAAGTCCTCGGTAATGTCCTCATACCGCGTCCGGTCGAGGACGATGCCATCCACATCGTACCGGGTGAGCACCTCGTAGATCACGGCCATCTCATACCCATACACTTGCGGATCCGCAGGGTTCACGAACGCGAAGATGCTGTGCGTAGAAGATGGGACCATCCGCGTCCGGGGGGGGCCGATCGTGACCGCCGCCCCCACGGGGAGCGCGCGGACGAGCCAGCGGGCCGCCTCTCCGTGGCCGGAGAGCACGAACCCGATGGAGGGGATCGGCGTCGGCCCCGGGTCGGCATCGCCGACGCTGCGATCACGAACCCCGGTCACCTTCCCGGAGGCCACGGTCACCTCGACCCCCCATCGGGAAGTCGGGGTCGCCTTGGCCCCCGGGGCGTAGAGCACAAGGTCGTTGTCGCCCCGCGGCACGTCGACGCCGGTAAGGTCGTACGCGGTTCCGTCGGGGGCCTGGACGGGGCGCGATCCCAGGTACGCCGTCGCCTGCCACTCCGGATGCTGGAACGCCGGCCCGGTCTGCAGCGGGGTGAAGCCTTCACCAAAGGAGTTGACGGCGACATCGACCCGCATCCCCCGCGCGTGCGCCTCGCGAATGATCGTCCCCAGCATGTCGTACCCCTGCGGGTACCACTCCACCGGAGGCGGATACGCCGGGGGAGCCCCGTGAGGGATCGGCGAGGTCCCAATCGTCGGCGCAAAGGCGCTGAGGTAGGTCACATACCCCCAGGCGTTCTTCGCCTCGGGGATCACCACGTCCACCCCCGCCTGCTTGGCCTGATCCAGGGTGCGCCGGACTCCTTCGACGGAACTGAGCACGGAGAGGTTGGCACCGGGCTCCATCCAGAGCGCGAGATGGGGAGGGGTGGAACGGGCCGCGGAGACCGGGGTGGTCCTGATCGTGAGATCGGCGCCGAGCACCGCGAAGATCAAGACGACGCCGAGCCACGCGGTGCGACGCATACTAGAGGAATTCGAACATCGTGGGGTGACTCCCTTGAACTCCTCCGGATTTTCGGGTTAGGATAGATGCTGTTGCCCGGTCAAATGGGGTTCGTCGAGAGGGGTCGTCGATCGTGATCCAGGCCGACGCATTGTCCCGCAGCTACGGTGACAGGTGGGCGATCAAGGACGTGTCGTTCCAGGCGCGCCCCGGGGAGATCCTGGGGTTTCTTGGGCCCAACGGTGCGGGCAAGACGACGACGATGCGGGTTCTCGCCGGATTCCTCGCGCCCACCGCAGGGCGAGCCTCCGTGGCCGGGTTCGATGTCGTCGAGAAACCGCTCGAAGCCAAGCGCCGGCTCGGGTACCTGCCGGAAACCGTTCCCCTGTACGAGGACTTCACGACGCGAGAATACCTGCAGTTCGTCGCGCGCCTGAAGGGCGTGGAACGGCGAAAGGTCGACGACGCCGTCGATCAGGCGATGACGCAGTGCGCCACGACGGATGTAGCGGATCGGCTGATACGAAACCTCTCCCGGGGCTACCGCCAGCGGGTAGGGCTCGCCCATGCGATCGTCCACGACCCGCCGGTGCTGATCCTCGATGAGCCGACCTCCGCGATGGACCCCCGGCAGATCGTCGAGATCCGGAACGTCATCCGGGGGCTCCGAGGGACCCATACGATCATCCTGAGCACGCACATCCTGCCTGAGGCGACGGCGGTCTGCGACCGCGTGATCATTATTAATGAAGGCGCGGTGGTGGCGGTGGATACGTACGAGCAGCTGGCGGCCCGGCTGCGCAGTTCTGAGAAGACCCTGGTGCGAATCGCGCGTCCGGACGGCGGTCTCGGGGACCGGCTGCGGGCGCTTCCAGGCGTATTACACGTCACCTCCGGATCGGCCCGCGGCGAACTGGTCGTGGAAGCGGCACTCGGCAAGGAGGTGCGCGAGGACATCGCCCGGGCCGTCGTGGGCGCCGGGGCGGGGCTCCTCGAGCTTCGGCCGCTGGCGATGAGCCTGGAGGATGTGTTCTTGAGATTGGTCACCCATGAGGACGCGGCGGGCAGTGAGGCGGAGGGGGGACGGCGCGCATGAGGGGCACCCTCGTCATCACGCGCAAGGAGCTCAAGCAGCTCTTCAGTTCGCCGATCGCGTACGTGGCCCTCGCCATGTTCTTCGTGATCATCGGGTTTCTGTTCTTCTCGCTCGTTGGCGTCTACTCGTTCCAGGTGCTTCAACTGCAGGGCACGCCGCCGCCGGATTTCAACCCCACCCGTCTCATCTTTACGCCCCTCTATCAGGACACGACGTTCGTGCTGATCCTGTTGGTCCCCGTGTTGACGATGCGCTTGGTGTCGGAAGAGGACCGGGCGCACACGATGGAGCTCCTGGCGACGTCGCCGGTCACGAGCGCCGCGATCATCCTCGGGAAGTATCTCGCGATCATGATCCTGTTCTTCGTCCTCATCGCGATCAGCGTGTACATGCCGTTGAGCCTCGCGTTGATCGGGCGCCTGGATTGGGGGTTGCTGGGCTCGACGTACATCGGGCTCGTCCTCCTCGGGGGGGCGTTTCTATCGATCGGGCTGTTCGCGTCGACACTCAACGAGAACCAGATCGTCTCGGCGGCGATCGGATTCGCGCTGCTCCTCATCTTTTGGGTCCTGGGATTCGCTCAGCAGGCGTCCGGGAGCAACGTCCAGCAGGCCCTGTCCTCGCTGTCTTTCGCCACCCACTTCACGAACCTCTCCGGCGGCGTGATCGACACGCAGGACGTGTTGTTCTTCCTGAGCCTGGCGGGGTTCTTCCTGTTTCTTGGGATCATTGCGCTGGAGTCCCGCAAATGGAGGTAGGGCGATGAAGCGCCGCAACGCCCTGTTGACCACAAACGCGCTGGTGTCCGCGGTGCTCGTTGCCGCCCTGCTCGTCGCCTTGAACTATCTCGGCACGGCCCATCACGTCCGCTGGGACCTAACCGCGACGCGGGAGCACTCCCTCTCGCCCCAAACGATCAAGGTGCTCCGGTCGCTGCCTGGGCCCATCGAGGCCGTCGCGTTCCCCAACGGGGACGGCGCGGGCCGCTACCGGGATATGCTCGGCACCTACCAGTACTATTCAAAGAACTTCCAGTACCGGATCGTGGATCCCGACCGCAACCCCCAGGAAGCGCAGAAGTTCAAGATCACCTCCTACGGACAGATCGTCCTCAGCCGGGGGAAGGCTTCGTACACGATCGATTCCGACACGGAAGAACAGTTGACGAACGGGATCCTGCATGTCCTGGAGACGACCAAGAAAGCCGTGTACGTGCTGCAGGGTGAAGGCGAGGTCCCCCTCGACGATTTCACGCGGAAGGGGATGGGCACGGCGAAACAGACCCTGGCCGGCAAGGGGTTCGACGTCAAGATGCTGTTTCTGGTGCAGACGGGGCGTGTACCCGACGACGCCGCGATCGTGATCGTGCCCTCGCCCTCGCGGGACCTCCTGCCACAGGTGCGGGACGCGCTCGAGCGATACTATCAGGGCGGGGGCAAGCTCCTGATCATGGTGGATCCTCCGACCCCTCCCGAAGTGCGGAGCTGGCTGGGGCCGGTGTTCCACGTCGACGCGCCGGGAGGCGTGGTTATCGATCCCGTGTCTCGGCTGCTCGGCGGCGACTTTGCGGTGCCGATCGTGACCCAGTATCCCTTCAACGACATCACGCAAAACTTCACGCTCGCGACCGCCTTTCCGGTGAGCACACCGCTGGTGCCCCAGGCCAAAGTCACCGGCGTGACGATTACCCCTGTGGTCAAGTCGTCGGACTCCAGTTATGTCAAGGTCAACCTGGAATCGAAGAACATTCGGTTTGAGCAGGGCACAGACGTCAAGGGGCCCGTGATTCTCGCCGTTGAGGTCACGCCCGCACCCGGCGGAGCATCGGCTGGAGGAACAACGTCTGCGGGAACGACGTCCGGAGGACCGGCCGCCCCGGCCGCTCCGGCGAAGCCCGCCGGGGCCAAGGGATCGGCGGTCATCATCGGCAACAGCGGGTTCGTCCAGAACACGTACATCGGGCTCGTCGGCAACCGAGATCTGTTTACCAGCGCGGTAGCGTGGCTGACGCAAACCGGGAACCTCGTGAGCATCGCGCCTCGAACGTCACCGTTCGATCCGTTTATCATCGGCGGGAACCAGGGGCGATACCTGTTCTTGGGCAGCGTGATCGGCGTGCCCCTGGTGCTGCTCCTGATCGGCGGTGCCGTGTACGCTCGGAGGCGGAGTCTATGAGCCCGCGGATCACCGCCGCGCTCGCGATCGCCCTCGCCGTCGTTGTAGGCTACATCTTTCTCGTCGATCGCCCCCAGGCGCAGCGGGCGGAATCGGCCAAGCACCTCGTGCAGATCGCGCCAAAGAACACGACCCGGATCTCCCTCGTCAGTTCGAAGGGGGCGGTCGATCTGGCGCGGCGGGACGCCACGCATTGGGATGTCACGAATCCCATCCACGTCCCGGCGGGATCGTACGTGGTGTCGAGCCTGTTGGACTCCGTGACCGGCATCGTTCCCCAGCAGTCGCTCGGGACCGCGGGCAACCTCAAGGACTACGGCCTCGACAAACCCGCGGCGCGGATCACCCTAACCTCGTCGACTGGCCAGACCGTGACGCTCGAGATCGGGAACGCCTCGCCGGTCGGAGCGACGTCGTACGCGCGGGTCCAGCCCGGCGGCGGCCTCTACCAGATCGACACGTCGGCAAAGGAGGCGCTCACCAAGTCCGCGGCAGACCTCCGGCAGCGGTCGGTCGCCGACTTCGCCAACGCGGACGTCCAGAAGGTCCGAATCGTCTCCCTGGCGGGGACGCTCGTGATCGACCGCGTGGCGAGCGACCGGTGGAAAATCGAGGGACCTCATCCGTGGCCGGCCGACGATTTCAAGGTGACGGACCTCTTCTTCCCACTGACGACCAACGAGGCGAAGGAATTCCACGACGGGGTCACCGATCTCGCGGCCTACGATCTCAGCCACCCCGTGGTCACCGTTGACCTGACGCTCCGGGACCGTCAGGAACCGCTGCGCATCCTTCTCTCGCAGCGGGGGAAAGTGACCTACGCTATGGTCGCGGGCACCCAGACGGTGATGGAACTCGACGCCTCTGTCCAGGTAAAGCTGATGCCACAGCCGCTGTCGCTGGTCAGCAAGCGCCTCCTCCCGTACAACCCGCAGAACCTGACGAGTTTCACGTGGCGGAAGGGCGGCCAGACCTTCGAGCTCCGGCGTCAGGGGCCGGGCTTCACGGGCGGCGGGCTCGCGGAGGGGGACATCTCGAGCATGTTCTCTCTCGTGAACCTGTTGGACGGCGATCAGGTCGAGCCGCTCGCCACTCAGCCTCCCGGTGCGCCGGCGTTTGAGATTCAAACCGACGGCGCCGCCGACGCGCAGGTCCTCGTGCGGGTGTACCATGAGCCGAAGGGCGGCTGGTTGGCCACGAACTCCGCGCTGGCGCTAGAGTATCATCTGGCGTCCACCGCGTTTGACGGCCTCCCGGTGAAGATCAAGACGTTCTTGGGGCTCCCGCAGACCGCCGCGCAACCGGGGAAGCCGGCGCCGTCACCGCCCAAGCAGGCGCCGAAGACCAAGTAACGCGCGACTCCGCTTCGGTTACTTGCCGGACCCGTTGGTCACGATCACGAGCCCGGTCGGGGCTTTCCCGAGGAGAACCGGGCGTGGAGATGCCGGAAGGGTCGCCAGCGCAGATTCAGGAATGACCGCGAGGACACGCTCGCGCCTCCACGCGCGGGCAAGGCCGTCGGTGTCCACGTACGTCACGGGCCTGGCGATATAGTAGTCGGCGAACGCGTCATCGGATCCTAACATCAGCAGGCGCGCGTCTGGATCTCCGCGGGTATTCACGATCCTCGCCACCGGCCGCCAGGGGGAGACCTCGTCCCAGACGCGGGCGACCGAGGCCATGGCGAGCCCGTACGAGATCAGCGTCAAGAAGGTGAGGAGGACGATCCCTGTCATCGGCCGGCCCAGGAACGTCGCGATGACGTACGCGCACAGCCCCGCGATGAAGGCGGGGAGAAACGACCAGATCAGCGGCGTGTAGCGGGCCGCATCGCCGGGGAATTTCCTGAGCGCCACCGCGGTGACCAGCCCTAATAACGGCAGCGCGATCGCGAGGGAGACGACCGCCGCCCGCCGTGCCCCCCGAGCGCTCCCCACCGCCTGGCCGACGAGCACGGCGACCGGAGGAAAGACCGGGAGAAGATAGCGGCTGGATTTGTCCCCCAGCGAGAGTGAGAGAAAGCCGACGATGACGATCGTCCACTCAGTGCACACCCACAGGACCGACCCGGCGGAGCGCCGCGCGGCCCACCCGTCTCTGAACGCCTGCCACAGCCACCCGGACCACGGGAGGAACCCCAGCGGGAGGAGGAGCGCGTACGCTCCGAAGCCGGCCCACCACGGCACGACCGTGGGCGAGGCCTGCACGCGTTGAAAGAACCGTCCTACCCCGAGTGTGCCGCCGAGGAAGAAGGTATCGATGAACGGGCGCCCCTGACGGACCGCGCCGACCACGAACCACGGCGCGGCCACGAGCAGGAAGACCGCGGCCCCCACCGCCACGGCGGGCAGGACGGCGTGCGGAAGCCGGGGGCGGTCGACGATCAGGTGCGCGCCGATGATCAGCGCGATCATCACGGCGCCGGCGATGCCGATCGACAGGACCGCCAGAGCCGCCGAGAGCCACGCCAACACCGCCGAAGAGAGACGCCCCTCCCGTTCCCAACGGAGGTGCCAGTACACGGCCAGCGTGAGAAACAGCGCGAGCGGCACATGCTGCTCCGGCACGAGACTCAGATAGAAGAACTGCATCGTGGTGAGGAGGATCGTGCCGGCCACGAGCGCATCGCGGTGGGGCAGGGTCAAACGGGCCAACGCGTACGTGGTCAGGGCGACCGCCACCGCGAGGACGAGGTGCCAGGCTCGGAGCGCCCACTCCGCCGTGCCGAATACCGCGAACGAGATGCTCGTGAGCCAGAACGTCAACGGCGGCTTGTCGATAACCGGCATCAGCCGGTGGCGCAGCACGAGCCAGTCCCCCGTCGCGAGAATGTTCTTGGCGATATTTCCGTAGAACGCGGTGTCGCCGTCGGTCAGCGGGAGCGGCAGGCCCAAGGCCAGCACGACGACGGCCGCGAGCAACAGGAAGATCCAGAGACGAGATTGGTCGGGCCCGGCGACGCGCACGCCCGGCCCGTTCGTCGGAACGCGCAGGGTCTCCTGTGGAGGATCGTCGCCGCGGAGCGCGAATTTCTCCAGCGCGAAGCAGCGACCATACTACCGGAAGGTTGCCTGATGGTTGTAGGATGCTAGACCGCAAACGTCGCCGAACGTTTGCCTGGCTCATCGCCGCTCTCTTGCTCGCGACCGCGGGGCCAGGCCTTGCGCAAGCCCCCCCGGGTATCTGGCCGGTCGTTCTTGCCTCCAGCGGATTTACGGTACCGGTGGCCTCGGGGATCCTGTACAGCCACTTCGCCGTCACTACCGGCAGCGGCCCCCTCGACATTCACCACCTTCGGGTCGATCTGGCCAACCCGATGGTGAAAGTCGGGACTGGGCTCGCCCGCGATCGGTTAATGAGCGATGACGAACCGGTCTCCTCCATGGTGCTCCGCAGTGGTGCGATTGCCGGGGTGAACGGCGACTATTTCGACATCCACGAGTCGGGCATGCCCCTGAACATCCTCGTCCGAGACGGCGCGCTGCTGCGGAGTCCGTGGCGCTTCGTCGCCCTTGCCGTCCGGAAGGACGGGACCGCCCGGGTCGCCCGGTTCCGCTGGACGGGGGCGGTGAGCATTCTCGAGACCGGGGAGGCGCGACCGCTCGCCGGGTACAACAGCGGGATCGCCCAAGAGGGGATCATCGCCATCTCGGATGTCCGAGGCTTCGGGGCGCCACCGCCCGACGCGGGAACGCGACAGACGGTGGTGGAACTGACGCCGGCGGACGACGCGTCCGAGTTTCAGGTGAAGCCTGAGTCGGTGACTCCGGTGGGGCCGACGAATGACTCGGGCCGCTACTTCGTGAAGCAGATCTGGCCGCAGCAGGCGTTTTATGCGCCGTTCCCGCGGGGCGAACTGATTCTTCTGGGTCGGGGATCGGGGGCCGACTGGCTGGCACAGAAACTCACCGCAGGACAGCAGATCCAGGTGAACCTCACGACCGATCCCGACTGGCATGATCTCCAGGCAGCGATCGGGGGCGGGCCGATCCTCGTGCAAAACGGGCAGGTCGTAGAAGATCCTGATGCCCCGGCCGTGCAGGAACGAGATCGGCGTTACCCGGTGGTCGCCGCCGGCATCGCCCGAGACGGCCGCACGCTCACGTTTGTGGAGGTCGATGGCCGGCAGCCCAACTTCAGCATCGGGCTTACCCGACCGGAGCTCGCTTCATATATGCAGTGGCTTGGCGCGTATCAGGCAATCGCGTTCGACAGCGGGGGATCAGCCACCATGGTGGCCCGGCTTCCGGGCCAACCCGTGCCGACCGTGGTCAACTCACCGTCGGACGGGCGGGAGCGTCCGGTCGCCAATGCGTTCCTGGTGTACAGCACCTCGGTGCCCGGTCCGCCGATCAGCCTCCTCGTCAACGCGAACCAACCTCTGCGGTTGTTTGCCGGGGCAACCTATCCGTTGTCCATCATCGGGCTCGACGCGCAGGGCAACCCTGTGCCCCCCGCGGAGGCGCTGCAGGTGTCCGCGACGCCGCCGGTCGCGACATATAGCAATGGGCTGGTGCGGGCGGGCACGGCGGCGGGAGAGGGCGTCTTGCAGGTGTCGAGCGGCTCGGCCGCCGGGACGGCTCGCATATCGATCGTCACCACGCTGCGCCGTCTCGTGGTGAGCCCGGACACGATCACCCTCGTTCCGGGTGCCGGATGGACGTTTGCGCTGGCTGGGCAGGACGCGGTGGGCCGCCAGGTCGCGCTGCCGGACGGCGCAGGTACGTGGGTCGTCAACCCGCCCTGGTTGGGGACCATCTCCGGTCCGGGAGAGTTTGTGGCCGGGGAGCGAACGGGCACCGGGACGATCGCCGCGCGACTCGGAGGGGTCTCCGCCCAGATCCGGGTGGCGATCGGGAACGCCGCGCGTCCTGTCAATCAATTCGATCGTGGGGAATGGACGTTTCGGGGCTACCCGGACACCGTGACCGGCTCGGTCGCGCTCGTTACCGACCCGAGCCACGAGCATCGCCCGTCGGCCCAGCTGGCGTTCCGGCTCGACGGAGCGTCCAACCGGGCCGCGTATATGATCACCCGCCTTGGCCTCACGGGTGCCCCGACCGCGATGACGATGTGGGTGTACGGGGACGCCAGCGGTGTCTGGCTCCGCGGGACCTACGATCAGGCCAGCGGGCCTCCGGGAAGCGTCACGTTCGCCCGGCGGGTCACGTGGCGGGGGTGGCGCTCGGTGACGGCACAGCTGCCGGCCGGATTGGCGTATCCTCTTACATGGACATCGTTCTACGTCGTCGAAACCGATCCCAACCGCTCCCCCCACGGCGCCGTCTACCTGAGCAGCCTCAGAGCGATCTACCCGCAACGCGCGGAGAAGTAAGCGCGCGCCTCATCGCCTCGCCCGCCGTGTCTACACGGAACGCGATCATGGCATCATAGGAGGTGTGGGCACGTTCATGATCCGGATCGCGGCGGCGCTGTGCGTCGTGTTGATTGTCGGCCTC
Encoded here:
- a CDS encoding phosphodiester glycosidase family protein; amino-acid sequence: MLDRKRRRTFAWLIAALLLATAGPGLAQAPPGIWPVVLASSGFTVPVASGILYSHFAVTTGSGPLDIHHLRVDLANPMVKVGTGLARDRLMSDDEPVSSMVLRSGAIAGVNGDYFDIHESGMPLNILVRDGALLRSPWRFVALAVRKDGTARVARFRWTGAVSILETGEARPLAGYNSGIAQEGIIAISDVRGFGAPPPDAGTRQTVVELTPADDASEFQVKPESVTPVGPTNDSGRYFVKQIWPQQAFYAPFPRGELILLGRGSGADWLAQKLTAGQQIQVNLTTDPDWHDLQAAIGGGPILVQNGQVVEDPDAPAVQERDRRYPVVAAGIARDGRTLTFVEVDGRQPNFSIGLTRPELASYMQWLGAYQAIAFDSGGSATMVARLPGQPVPTVVNSPSDGRERPVANAFLVYSTSVPGPPISLLVNANQPLRLFAGATYPLSIIGLDAQGNPVPPAEALQVSATPPVATYSNGLVRAGTAAGEGVLQVSSGSAAGTARISIVTTLRRLVVSPDTITLVPGAGWTFALAGQDAVGRQVALPDGAGTWVVNPPWLGTISGPGEFVAGERTGTGTIAARLGGVSAQIRVAIGNAARPVNQFDRGEWTFRGYPDTVTGSVALVTDPSHEHRPSAQLAFRLDGASNRAAYMITRLGLTGAPTAMTMWVYGDASGVWLRGTYDQASGPPGSVTFARRVTWRGWRSVTAQLPAGLAYPLTWTSFYVVETDPNRSPHGAVYLSSLRAIYPQRAEK